The genome window GCGTTAAATTTAATTGTTTATAGCTGTGAGCTAGCTCATCAATAAACAACGGCGCAAACAAAGTGAATTGTGATACAAGCTCACGCCAGTAATAAATAGCTTTAACGTAATCTTCTTTCGCGTAAGCAACTAATCCTAACTCGTAAAGCGGACGTACGGCTTTATAATTTAAGCTAATCGCTTTTCTCATTAGTTGGGGTGTGTTATCACTTAAAGCTGATTCACAATAAAAATTAGCAATCGCTTTAAATTGTTGTTCTTTTGAAAATAGTTCGCTGTGGGCTTCAAACATGTTGATGCCTTTTTCCCATTCACGGGTTTGCGAATATAAAGTAATAATAGGGTCTAGCGCTTCTACATGGCCAGCCTTAACTAACCAAACTAAGTGCTCTTCTGCACTATCTAGTAGACCAGCCATTATATAATCTTCGGCAAGTTCTAAACGGCTAGTTGCAGCTTGTTGTTCATTTAAGCCTGGGTGTTTTAATAGAAGTTCATGAATTTTAATTGCGCGGTCTAATTCACCTCTACGGCGAAACATGGTGGCAAGTGTAGAATAGTGTTCAACAGAGTCAGCTGAAACTTCAAGCAAATTAATCAAGTGCTCTAAGCCTTGGTCTTCTTCTCTGTCGAGTAGAAACTTTAAGCCTTTGCTGTATTCAGAAGTGATCTGACGATTTAGTTGATGAGCTTGGTTTTTAGCACTGTTTTTACCCATAATCCAGCCGTAACCGGCGGCAACAGGTAATAGTAAAAACAAAAGCTCAATCATAGTTAGGTGTCTTTATTCGCGGCAAGCTTTTTTTTATCTTTTTCAGGCGCTAATTGCTTTTTTAAGCGGTAGTTTTGCCACTTTAATTGTGAAAACAATTTAAAGCTAATAAAACAACCCACTAAAACACCTAATAAAAAGCAGATACTTATTATTACAGCTAAAGGTAGTGTATTACTGGCTATAATATAATTTATTTGTACTAACTGTGGGTTTTGTGACCCTAATACAAATGCACTGATAAGGCATAGCGCAACCAGAATAATTTTTAATACCTTGAACAAGTAACTACTCCACTAAGTTAACTAGGCAATGCTTTCATTTACGCGGTCGCGTAATTCTTTGCCTGGTTTAAAATGAGGTACATGCTTTCCTTCAAGCTCAACTGTATCGCCAGTCTTAGGATTACGACCTGTGCGAGGAGCGCGGAAATGCAAAGAGAAACTACCAAAACCTCTGATCTCAATACGATCTGAAGTAGATAATGAGCCGGCCATTTGTTCAAGAATTTCTTTTACAGCATTCTCAACATCTTTCACTGGAACGTGTGCGTGTTGTTCCGCAAGTGTTTCTATCAGTTCTGACTTAGTCATAGCGTTTCCTTAAAAAGAGATATAGGAAGGGCAAAAAATGCCCTTCCAACTAAAAACTAATTATATATTAGTCTTTTTGTGCATTTGCGAAAGCAGCTGCCATTGCGTTTTCAAACACTGGCTCTTCTTTCTTAAGCTTCTCTAGTACTTCTTTCTCTTCTGCTTCGAAAAGAGCTTTTACAGATAAGCTTAAAGTGCGGTTCTTACGATCAACACCAACGTATTTAACTTCAATCTCGTCGCCTACAGAAACAACAGTAGTTGCATCTTCAACGCGTTCTTGAGCGATATCAGCTACACGGATGTAACCTTCAACGCCTTCGATAAGTTCAACAGTCGCGCCTTTCGCATCAACTTCAGTCACTTTACCTTTAACAATAGCACCTTTTTTGTTTGCATCAAGGTAATTATTGAATGGGTCAGCTTCGATTTGCTTAACACCTAGAGAGATACGTTCACGCTCTGGGTCAACTTGCAATACGATAGCAGTGATTTCGTCGCCTTTCTTGAATTCACGTACAGCTTCTTCGCCAGGTGTATTCCAAGAAATGTCTGAAAGGTGTACAAGACCGTCAATACCACCGTCAAGACCGATAAAGATACCGAAGTCAGTGATTGATTTGATCTTACCAGTAACTTGATCGCCTTTGTTTTGTAGACGAGCAAATTCCTGCCAAGGATTAGCAATACATTGCTTAAGACCAAGAGAAATACGACGACGTTCTTCGTCAATTTCTAAAACCATAACTTCAACAGTGTCGCCTAAGCTAACAACTTTTGAAGGATGGATGTTCTTGTTAGTCCAATCCATTTCAGAAACGTGTACTAAACCTTCAACGCCTTCTTCGATTTCCACGAAACAGCCGTAATCTGTAAGGTTAGTAACACGACCAGAAAGTTTAGAACCTTCTGGGTAACGACCAGCGATAGCTGCCCATGGATCTTCACCAAGCTGTTTAAGGCCTAGAGATACACGAGTTTTATCTTTGTCGAATTTTAGAACTTTAACTGCGATTTCGTCGCCAACATTAACGATTTCTGAAGGGTGCTTAACACGCTTCCAAGCCATATCAGTAATGTGTAGTAGACCATCAACACCACCAAGGTCAACGAATGCACCGTAGTCAGTAAGGTTCTTAACGATACCTTTAACTTCTTGGCCTTCAACAAGGTTAGCAAGAAGCTCTTCACGTTCTTGTGAGTTTTCAGATTCGATAACTGCACGACGTGAAACAACAACGTTGTTACGTTTTTGGTCAAGCTTGATTACTTTAAATTCAAGCTCTTTGCCTTCAAGGTGAGTTGTGTCACGTACTGGACGAACATCAACAAGTGAACCAGGTAGGAAAGCACGGATTGAATCAACTTCAACTGTGAAACCGCCTTTAACTTTACCGTTGATAACACCAGTAACAGTCTCTTGCTCTTCACATGCTTTCTCAAGACGGATCCATGCTTCGTGACGCTTAGCTTTCTCACGAGAAAGAATAGTTTCACCGAAACCGTCTTCAATTGCATCTAGTGCAACATCTACTTCGTCGCCTACAGCAACTTCAAGTTCACCAGCAGCATTTTTGAACTGCTCAGCAGGGATAGCACTTTCTGATTTAAGACCAGCATCTACAAGTACAATGTTATTCTCGATAGAGATTACTGTACCTTTAACGATAGAGCCTTGCTCTGCTTCAAAACCCTTTAAGCTTTCTTCAAATAACTGCGCAAAATTTTCTGACATACGAATATACGTCTCATATATTAATACCAATAAGCAACCATGCTGCATGGGGTTGTTAAAATAGCACTGGCATCCTGCTGGCGCATAAAATGTGTTTAGCTTCGTTTAGGAAGCTTACCTTCAGAGATTGCAATATCCAATAAAGTTATTACCTTATCAAACACTTGCTGTGCATTGAGCTCGCTAGTATCAAGCTCAATAGCATCATCTGCAGGTACAAGCGGAGCAACGGCACGATTCATATCGCGCTCGTCACGAGCTTGAATGTCCTGTAATAGACCACTTAGTGTAACATCAAGACCGCGCGTATTCAACTCAACAAAGCGTCTACGAGCACGCTCTTCTGCACTTGCTGTTAAATATATTTTTAACGGCGCATCTTGAAAAACCACAGTGCCCATATCACGGCCATCGGCAATTAAGCCGTTTTCAGTGCGAAATGCACGCTGGCGACGTAATAACGCTTCACGAACGCGAGGTAATGCTGCAACTTTTGATGCTGCAGCGCCTACTTCTTCATTACGAATAGTAGTGGTTACATCTTCGCCTTCTAAAATAACTTTTCCTGCATTAGTTTGGCTATCTACCAAAAACTGCACATCTAAATTTGCAGCAAGAGGGACAAGCCCTTCTTCATTGTCTAATGCAATTTGGTGATGAAGTGCAGCTAAAGATAAAACGCGATAAATCGCACCGCTATCTAATACATCCCACCCTAACTTGTCGGCTAACAAGCGACAAACAGTTCCTTTACCTGAACCACTTGGGCCATCAACGGTGATCACGGGCATTAATAACGCCTGCATTTAAAACCTCCTGCAATGCACACCTAAATAAACCGCGACATTATACGTCAGTTATTAAAATATATCTGCTATTAGTGTGTAACTTTTGTAATTACTTCTAATTAGCTTATTCACTGACTGACGCTAAAACATTGAAAAATGTAGGAAATGTTTTATAGGTACACTTTGGATCATTAATCGTTATTGGCTTTCCACCAACGGCAACCATTGCAAAACACATGGCTATACGGTGATCGTCGTAAGTGTCTATTGCTACATCGTTGAAGTGTTTAGGCGGTGTAATTTCTATAAAGTCATGCCCTTCTACCACTTCTGCCCCTACCTTTCTAAGCTCAGTTGCCATCGCATATAAACGGTCTGTTTCTTTTACTCGCCAGTTATAAATGTTACGAATGGCAGTTGGGCCTTTAGCGAAAAGAGCAACAGTTGCAAGGGTCATAGCAGCATCAGGAATTGCATTAGCGTCAATATCTACGCCTTTTAATTCGCCTTTGCGAACAACTAAACGCTCATCATACCAATCGATTTTTGCGCCTACTTGCTCCATTACTTTAGCAAAGCCTATATCACCTTGAACTGATTTAGCACCCACGCCTTTAATTTCAATCTCGCCGCCAGCAATTGCAGCCGCAGCAACAAAGTAAGAAGCAGAAGATGCATCGCCTTCAACCATAATTCGATCGAGTGATTGATACTGTTGACCACCTTTAACTTTAAAAGTTGCATAATCACTGTGTTCAACACTAACACCAAAACGTGCCATTACATCAAGCGTAATATCAATATAAGGTTTAGATACTAAAGTACCTTTAATCGTTATCGTTGTATCACCGCTAAATAATGGCGCTGCCATTAATAGAGCCGTTAAAAATTGACTTGAAATACTACCGTCAATTTCAACCTCACCACCTTTTATTTGACCACCTACAATTTTAAGTGGTGGATAGTCTTTGTGTTTTGTATAAGTAACATCACCACCAAGCGCTTGTAGAGCATCAACTAAGTGCCCTATCGGACGCTCTTCCATACGTGGCTCGCCTATTAGCTCATACTCACCAGCAACGGCAGCAAGTACAGCCGTTAAAGGTCTGTAAGCAGTACCCGCATTACCTAAAAACAAGGGCTCAGTAGGTGTATTAAACACACCACCAACCCCCTCTACGGTCGCTACAGTGTGTTCATCATTTAAAGTTACATTTACACCTAATAACTTTAAAGCACCCAGCATATGGCGTATATCGTCACTATCAAGTAAGTTTTCTACAACGGTTGTACCGTTTGCCAGTGCTGCTAATAATAAAATTCTGTTCGATAGACTCTTTGAACCTGGTAGGGTTACCGTGCCATTTACTTTAGAAATAGGTTCTAAACGGAGCTGCTCCATTAGCTGTGCTCCTTTGCAAATGCAGCCATAAAATCTACAAGTGCTTGAACACCTTCAAGAGGCATAGCGTTATAAATACTTGCGCGCATACCGCCCACAATTCTGTGACCTTCAAGTGCAAGTAAACCGGCCTCGTTTGATTGAGCAACAAATTTGCTATTTAAGCTTTCATCGTTTAACCAAAATGGAACATTCATGCGTGAGCGGCAATGTTTAGCGACTATATTTGAATAAAAATCTGAGTTATCGATAAAATCATACAGTAAATTTGCTTTAGCAATATTTTGTGCTTCCATGGCTTTTACCCCACCATTGCTTTCAAGCCATTCAAATACTTCAGCCGCTAAATACCAAGCAAAGGTAGGTGGGGTATTAAACATACTGCCCTGCTTTGCTTCAAGTGCGTAATCTAAAATACCGGGCTTTGGCAAACCTTCGCGCTCAAGTAATGTTTTACGAACAATAACAATTGATATGCCTGATGGACCGATATTTTTTTGCGCACCAGCGTAAATCAAATCAAATTTATTAACGTCTATCTCACGCGATAAAATAGTTGAAGACATATCAGCAATAATCGGAGCTGTTGGGTGGCTTGGTACATCAAAAATCTCTAAGCCATCGACAGTTTCATTAGGGCAATAGTGGATGTACGCAGCGTCTTCTGGTAATTCCCAGTCAGCAACGTCTTTAATTGAAAACTCACCATCAGCATCATTACGGACATCCGTAAAAGACGTTTGAGTAAACTTATTCGCTTCATCTCTGGCGCTTTTCGACCATACGCCATTCTCGCAATAAAACGCTGTTTTACCTTCTTGGTGTAAGTTTAATGGCACAGCACTAAACTGGCCACGACCACCACCATGCATAAACAGCACTTCAAATTCATCACTAATATTCATTAGGCGACGAAGGCTAGCTTCACATTTAGCTGTAAGCGCTAAAAACTCTTTACTACGATGGCTAATCTCCATCACAGACACACCTAGGTCTTGCCAATCTAGAAACTCTTTTTGCGCTTTTTTCATAACCGCTTGCGGAAGCATAGCTGGCCCCGCACAAAAATTATATTTACTCATTACCTTTGCCTCATTCCAGTAATTTAACTACTAAGCATGAACATTTAATACCAATCCGCTAAACCTTTAAAATTTAATGAATAATACCAATCCGCAATAATACTTAATCATTTTGCGGGGCTAAACGTGTCGCTACTTGCGTTAAAAAATTCTCATTTAGAACAGCTAAATAGCGAATTTTTTGCCTAGCTATCAACACGTTTTTCCACCCTCAAAATAGATCTCTTAATTAAGCGAATTGGTATGAGTATAATTTCACACCCTATTAATTTTTTTCAACAACATTAAAAAAAGCGGCCAAGGCCGCTTTTTCAATATCAATT of Pseudoalteromonas arctica A 37-1-2 contains these proteins:
- the lapB gene encoding lipopolysaccharide assembly protein LapB gives rise to the protein MIELLFLLLPVAAGYGWIMGKNSAKNQAHQLNRQITSEYSKGLKFLLDREEDQGLEHLINLLEVSADSVEHYSTLATMFRRRGELDRAIKIHELLLKHPGLNEQQAATSRLELAEDYIMAGLLDSAEEHLVWLVKAGHVEALDPIITLYSQTREWEKGINMFEAHSELFSKEQQFKAIANFYCESALSDNTPQLMRKAISLNYKAVRPLYELGLVAYAKEDYVKAIYYWRELVSQFTLFAPLFIDELAHSYKQLNLTHQFHELVSDLLEKGGVLIKIKHCQALLEQGHTKQAFEFLTDSLKRQPTIRGFSFLLQLMGDQNKNTKEVLNEIDKLVTSYIATKPDFQCQHCGFTSYTIYWNCPSCKHWETIVPSRGLDGF
- a CDS encoding lipopolysaccharide assembly protein LapA domain-containing protein gives rise to the protein MFKVLKIILVALCLISAFVLGSQNPQLVQINYIIASNTLPLAVIISICFLLGVLVGCFISFKLFSQLKWQNYRLKKQLAPEKDKKKLAANKDT
- the ihfB gene encoding integration host factor subunit beta; protein product: MTKSELIETLAEQHAHVPVKDVENAVKEILEQMAGSLSTSDRIEIRGFGSFSLHFRAPRTGRNPKTGDTVELEGKHVPHFKPGKELRDRVNESIA
- the rpsA gene encoding 30S ribosomal protein S1, whose amino-acid sequence is MSENFAQLFEESLKGFEAEQGSIVKGTVISIENNIVLVDAGLKSESAIPAEQFKNAAGELEVAVGDEVDVALDAIEDGFGETILSREKAKRHEAWIRLEKACEEQETVTGVINGKVKGGFTVEVDSIRAFLPGSLVDVRPVRDTTHLEGKELEFKVIKLDQKRNNVVVSRRAVIESENSQEREELLANLVEGQEVKGIVKNLTDYGAFVDLGGVDGLLHITDMAWKRVKHPSEIVNVGDEIAVKVLKFDKDKTRVSLGLKQLGEDPWAAIAGRYPEGSKLSGRVTNLTDYGCFVEIEEGVEGLVHVSEMDWTNKNIHPSKVVSLGDTVEVMVLEIDEERRRISLGLKQCIANPWQEFARLQNKGDQVTGKIKSITDFGIFIGLDGGIDGLVHLSDISWNTPGEEAVREFKKGDEITAIVLQVDPERERISLGVKQIEADPFNNYLDANKKGAIVKGKVTEVDAKGATVELIEGVEGYIRVADIAQERVEDATTVVSVGDEIEVKYVGVDRKNRTLSLSVKALFEAEEKEVLEKLKKEEPVFENAMAAAFANAQKD
- the cmk gene encoding (d)CMP kinase; protein product: MQALLMPVITVDGPSGSGKGTVCRLLADKLGWDVLDSGAIYRVLSLAALHHQIALDNEEGLVPLAANLDVQFLVDSQTNAGKVILEGEDVTTTIRNEEVGAAASKVAALPRVREALLRRQRAFRTENGLIADGRDMGTVVFQDAPLKIYLTASAEERARRRFVELNTRGLDVTLSGLLQDIQARDERDMNRAVAPLVPADDAIELDTSELNAQQVFDKVITLLDIAISEGKLPKRS
- the aroA gene encoding 3-phosphoshikimate 1-carboxyvinyltransferase, with translation MEQLRLEPISKVNGTVTLPGSKSLSNRILLLAALANGTTVVENLLDSDDIRHMLGALKLLGVNVTLNDEHTVATVEGVGGVFNTPTEPLFLGNAGTAYRPLTAVLAAVAGEYELIGEPRMEERPIGHLVDALQALGGDVTYTKHKDYPPLKIVGGQIKGGEVEIDGSISSQFLTALLMAAPLFSGDTTITIKGTLVSKPYIDITLDVMARFGVSVEHSDYATFKVKGGQQYQSLDRIMVEGDASSASYFVAAAAIAGGEIEIKGVGAKSVQGDIGFAKVMEQVGAKIDWYDERLVVRKGELKGVDIDANAIPDAAMTLATVALFAKGPTAIRNIYNWRVKETDRLYAMATELRKVGAEVVEGHDFIEITPPKHFNDVAIDTYDDHRIAMCFAMVAVGGKPITINDPKCTYKTFPTFFNVLASVSE
- the serC gene encoding 3-phosphoserine/phosphohydroxythreonine transaminase, with amino-acid sequence MSKYNFCAGPAMLPQAVMKKAQKEFLDWQDLGVSVMEISHRSKEFLALTAKCEASLRRLMNISDEFEVLFMHGGGRGQFSAVPLNLHQEGKTAFYCENGVWSKSARDEANKFTQTSFTDVRNDADGEFSIKDVADWELPEDAAYIHYCPNETVDGLEIFDVPSHPTAPIIADMSSTILSREIDVNKFDLIYAGAQKNIGPSGISIVIVRKTLLEREGLPKPGILDYALEAKQGSMFNTPPTFAWYLAAEVFEWLESNGGVKAMEAQNIAKANLLYDFIDNSDFYSNIVAKHCRSRMNVPFWLNDESLNSKFVAQSNEAGLLALEGHRIVGGMRASIYNAMPLEGVQALVDFMAAFAKEHS